In Vigna angularis cultivar LongXiaoDou No.4 chromosome 8, ASM1680809v1, whole genome shotgun sequence, one DNA window encodes the following:
- the LOC108344142 gene encoding uncharacterized protein LOC108344142, with translation MGEQSTRDLIRELQAQIEAQAQTIQAQAHAQQEMRRRHEEEMRALRAEREPPERSASNRENANEASHNHINPNGRARREPTPLQTARPTSLLPFTATIMQTPMPEKTPPVLDKYDGSADPDNHLRTFGNAMAFYTDNDPIMCRAFSLSLKEEALEWYNTLPPNTVDCFATVENLFRRQYASNRKQEVTLVDLINTKQEKGETLKAFMKRYTEIARRVREIDQSFIINNLPSCMRPGYFAEKLYARPPKTMEELQERAAEFIRMEEMRLSQRKRQQ, from the coding sequence ATGGGGGAGCAGAGCACCAGAGATTTAATAAGAGAGTTGCAGGCCCAGATTGAGGCACAGGCGCAGACTATACAAGCGCAGGCGCACGCTCAGCAAGAGATGCGGCGAAGGCATGAGGAGGAGATGAGGGCGCTAAGGGCCGAAAGGGAACCTCCCGAGCGGTCCGCCTCGAATCGAGAAAACGCTAATGAGGCGAGCCACAATCACATCAACCCGAACGGTCGGGCTAGAAGGGAACCAACGCCCCTGCAGACCGCTCGGCCAACCAGTTTATTGCCCTTCACGGCAACCATCATGCAAACGCCAATGCCAGAAAAGACTCCCCCCGTATTGGATAAGTATGATGGTTCGGCTGATCCGGATAATCACTTAAGGACGTTCGGTAATGCAATGGCATTCTATACGGACAACGACCCTATCATGTGTAGAGCCTTCTCGTTGTCACTTAAGGAAGAGGCATTGGAATGGTATAACACTCTTCCTCCCAacacagtggattgcttcgcTACTGTGGAAAACCTCTTTAGGAGACAATACGCATCCAATCGAAAACAGGAGGTAACACTGGTGGATTTAATAAACACTAAGCAGGAGAAaggagaaactttgaaggcTTTTATGAAGAGATATACTGAAATCGCACGACGAGTTAGAGAGATAGATCAatcttttattatcaataatttgCCTTCGTGTATGAGACCAGGATATTTTGCAGAAAAATTGTATGCACGACCGCCAAAAACGATGGAGGAGCTCCAAGAGCGAGCAGCTGAGTTCATCCGTATGGAGGAAATGCGTTTGTCGCAAAGGAAACGACAGCAATAG
- the LOC108344141 gene encoding cytochrome P450 736A117, with product MLLHFGKLPVLVVSTAEAAREVMKTHDLIFSNRPHRKMFDIFFYDSKDVSSAPYGNYWRQIRSICVLHLLSAKKVQSFGAVREEEISTTMDKIKQCCCSVTPVNLTDLFSTVTNDIVSRAALGRRYSGGEGSKFWEPMNEMMKMLGDLVIGDCIPWLDWVGRVNGMYGRAKRVAKQLDEFFDEVVDEHVSRRGHDVHDDDDEHNDLVDILLRIQKTNALGFQIDKTTIKAIILDMFVAGTDTSSSILGWIMTELLRHPSVMQKLKDEIRNVVSDRTRITEEDLSSMPYLKAVIKESFRLHPTVPLLMPRESMEDAKVMEYDIAAGTQVIVNAWAIARDPCYWENPEEFEAERFLKSSIDVKGHDFEVIPFGAGRRGCPGIMFAMNVIELVIANLVHQFNWEVPSGVVGDQTLDMSESAGLTSHRKFPLIAFASYHA from the exons ATGTTACTTCACTTTGGAAAGCTGCCAGTTCTTGTGGTCTCAACGGCGGAGGCAGCTCGTGAGGTTATGAAAACCCATGACCTTATTTTCTCCAACAGACCACATCGTAAGATGTTTGATATCTTCTTTTACGATTCCAAAGATGTGTCATCTGCTCCATATGGCAACTACTGGAGGCAGATAAGGAGTATTTGTGTCTTGCATCTTCTCAGTGCAAAAAAGGTTCAATCCTTTGGTGCAGTGAGAGAAGAGGAAATCTCCACAACGATGGATAAGATTAAACAGTGTTGCTGTTCTGTGACGCCTGTGAATTTAACTGATTTATTTTCAACAGTCACAAATGACATAGTGAGCAGAGCTGCTCTCGGAAGGAGATACAGTGGAGGAGAAGGGAGTAAGTTTTGGGAGCCAATGAATGAGATGATGAAGATGTTGGGTGATCTAGTTATAGGGGACTGCATACCTTGGCTTGATTGGGTGGGAAGAGTTAATGGAATGTATGGTAGGGCAAAGAGAGTGGCTAAACAGCTTGATGAATTTTTTGATGAAGTTGTTGATGAACATGTAAGCAGAAGAGGGCATGATGtgcatgatgatgatgatgaacatAATGATTTGGTGGACATTTTGCTGAGGATCCAAAAGACAAACGCCTTGGGGTTCCAGATTGATAAAACAACCATTAAGGCTATAATCCTG GATATGTTTGTGGCAGGTACTGATACCAGCTCCTCAATCCTGGGATGGATAATGACAGAACTCTTGAGGCACCCAAGTGTGATGCAGAAGCTTAAAGATGAGATAAGGAATGTGGTTAGTGATAGAACTCGCATAACTGAGGAAGATTTAAGCAGCATGCCTTATTTGAAAGCAGTGATTAAAGAAAGTTTTCGATTACATCCCACAGTTCCCTTGTTGATGCCAAGGGAATCCATGGAAGATGCCAAAGTGATGGAGTATGACATTGCAGCAGGGACACAAGTAATAGTGAATGCATGGGCAATAGCAAGAGATCCTTGTTACTGGGAAAATCCTGAAGAGTTTGAAGCAGAAAGATTCTTAAAGAGTTCAATAGATGTGAAAGGACATGATTTTGAAGTGATACCATTTGGAGCAGGAAGAAGGGGTTGTCCAGGAATAATGTTTGCCATGAATGTGATTGAGTTGGTCATAGCAAACCTTGTTCATCAGTTTAATTGGGAAGTGCCAAGTGGAGTAGTGGGGGATCAGACACTCGACATGAGTGAATCTGCAGGGTTGACCAGTCATAGAAAATTTCCTCTCATAGCATTTGCCTCCTACCATGCATAA